The following are encoded in a window of Schistocerca nitens isolate TAMUIC-IGC-003100 chromosome 9, iqSchNite1.1, whole genome shotgun sequence genomic DNA:
- the LOC126204050 gene encoding uncharacterized protein LOC126204050, whose translation MLMQKESRYSHGRNCASLLNEFLKPKYYTSSVVKPNACLSGVVEGASDLTSDFNLDDAVIILAGINDIRKKNNFIPDLEKLTAALDHTKLLLCTVPYCYDKPEVNETVYRFNEYIMNLSSNFVNVKVIDVNLFLQRPDYTNHGLHLNKTGKLRLCRNIASSVSNPWKRCDVVKTLTTSSARKVRFCTGTVETNSCQDRQGTNVNTRNRCIAVSHPVTANDILIPYDEVPPKEPQGLENNSDAVSPRIKGNPRFSKRERRIPKRNSDFLWPAPTRPRQRHLVNKSPAAT comes from the exons ATGCTCATGCAGAAAGAAAGTCGTTACAG TCATGGGCGAAACTGTGCATCATTGCTAAATGAATTTTTGAAACCCAAGTACTACACATCATCTGTTGTTAAACCAAATGCATGCCTCAGTGGTGTAGTTGAAGGGGCATCAGATCTTACTAGTGATTTCAATTTGGACGATGCAGTTATTATCCTTGCAGGAATAAATGACATTCGTAAGAAAAACAACTTTATTCCAGACTTAGAAAAGTTGACTGCAGCACTTGATCATACAAAGCTATTGTTATGCACCGTTCCCTACTGTTATGACAAGCCAGAAGTCAACGAAACAGTGTACAGATTTAATGAATATATAATgaatttgtcatctaattttgttaatgtgaaagtaATTGATGTCAATTTATTCTTGCAAAGGCCTGATTACACTAATCATGGACTACACCTGAACAAAACAGGAAAGCTCAGACTGTGCAGGAACattgcttcatcagtatcaaacccATGGAAACGGTGTGATGTAGTAAAAACACTTACAACCAGCTCTGCAAGAAAGGTCAGATTTTGTACCGGTACTGTAGAAACCAATTCATGCCAAGATAGACAGGGAACCAATGTGAATACAAGAAACAGATGTATAGCTGTGTCTCACCCTGTCACTGCCAATGACATATTAATACCATATGATGAAGTTCCACCCAAAGAACCTCAAGGACTGgaaaataattccgatgcagtatctccAAGGATAAAAGGTAATCCCCGATTTTCTAAGAGAGAAAGaagaattccaaaaagaaacagtgattttttatggcCAGCACCCACCCGACCTCGCCAACGACATCTAGTGAACAAATCTCCAGCTGCGACATAG